Genomic segment of Bifidobacterium lemurum:
TCGGACATATTCATGACTTCATTGAGTTCAGATGAAATCATGATCACGGCAACACCGTCAGATGCCAAAGAGTTGATAATCCTGTAGATTTCCGCTTTAGCTCCCACATCGATGCCGCGAGTCGGCTCGTCCAGAATGAGAATCTTAGGATTTGTGGCAAGCCACTTTCCTAGAACCACTTTCTGCTGGTTTCCTCCTGAGAGGTTCCCCACTTTGGATTCCAGCGAAGGCACCTTGATATTGAGCGAATCCACAGCATGTTGCGCTATCTGCGTCTCTTTATGATTGTTGACACGCAACTTGGAGATAAACTCATGCAATGAGGCGATCGATGAATTGAATCTGATGTCGTTGAAGAGGAACAGACCTTCGGTTTTTCTGTCTTCCGGCACCAAGGCCAAACCGAGACCATGCATTCGAATCGGGTCGGTTTTGTCACTCACCTGTTCGCCGAATACATAAACCTCACCCGATCCACCATCGCGGAATCCCATAATCGATTCGAGCAACTCACTACGCCCAGAACCAATCAGGCCGTAGAATCCTAGAACTTCACCGCGACGCACCTCAAAATCCACGGGTTTCCGCCAAGGATTACATACGTAGTTCTTGACGGACAGTGCCGTTTCACCAGGAGTGTTGAAAACGCGACAATAGTAATTTTCAACATCGCGTCCCACCATCATACGGACCAGCTCATCTTCATCCGTAGCTGATGTGACGACGGTGTTGATATACGTTCCATCACGCATAATCATCACGTTGTCTGTCAAATCGAAAATCTCGCTCATCTTATGGGAGATGTAGATGATGCCCATCCCCTGCGCTTTCAGTTTGCGCACGACACGGAAAAGATCTTCAACCTCTTTTTCAGATAGCGATGATGTCGGCTCGTCCAGCACAATAACTTTGGCATTCAGCGAAAGCGCCTTTGCAATTTCAATCATCTGCTGTTGACCCATGCTGAGCGAATTCACCAGCTGGTTAGGACTGACCTCAAGGCCTACCATGTCAAGATATTGCTTGGATTGCGCAACCATTTCGCGCTGACTAACGAATCCGACACCGTTCTTAAGCTCTCGCCCAATAAACACGTTTTCCGCCACGGTCAGGAACGGCTCGAGGGCAAGTTCCTGATGCACAAACGCGATGCCCTTGGACTGTGAATCCAAAACACCGTTGAATTGCACTTCTTCACCGTCGATACGAATAGTGCCACTATCCGGTTTGAACACGCCTCCAAGGACGTTCATCAACGTCGACTTCCCTGCGCCGTTTTCTCCAAGCAGGCCGAGCACCTCGCCCGAATGCAGCGTCAAATGCACGTTGGTCAACGCTTTTACGCCGGGGAACGTCTTAACGATGTCCCGCATTTCGACGATGACCCTACTGGTTTTTGCTGACATTGGGGAGACGGGCTCAGTAGTCCTCACCGGCTCGACGAGCAGTTCGTCTTCTACCATCTGTTCTACCATTGCTCATCCTTTGATTGATTGAAAGAGGGTACGGATAGCGCCACAGGCCGTCCCGAGGAAGAGGTTGCAGTGGACATTTGCCCATGCGCAATCCGCACCCAAGTGAATTAGCAAGAGTCTCTTCGCCTCGCCGTTGGCCTCACTGCCAGCCGTCGGTACCATACTCGTCGACGTTGTCCTTGGTCACCAAGAACGTATCAACGACGATGTCCTTCTCGACTTCCTTGCCGTCAAGCACATCAAGGGCGGCCTTGGCAGCCTCATGTCCAATCTTGTTCGGAGACTGAGCACCTGTGCCCGCCATCGTGCCATCCTTGATGGCCGCCTTGCCGTCCGGAGAACCATCAACGCCATACACCAGCACATCACTCATTTCCGGATGCGCGGCCAAGGCCTGAACAGCACCCAGTGCCATCGGATCATTCACACCGAAAATGGCCTTGAGATCCGGATTGGACTGCAGAATATCCTCAGCAAGCGTCAGCGATGTCGCAAGTTCGCCCTTACCGTCAAGTTCCTGCACGATATTGAAATAATCGCCGGCTTCTTCCTTGAATCCCTCCAAACGCTGAATACACGCCTGTCCGGACGGGCAGTTGATAACGGCGATATCAGAGCCTTCATCAAGTCTCGACATCATATCCTCGGCCACCAAAGCACCCGCCTTCTTGTTATCGGAAGCGACGACGGTCTCCACCAGATCCAAATCGTCCACCGGGGTATCGATGTTGATGACGGGGATGCCGGCATCGGCAGCCGCCTGCAGGGCAGGCTGTACGCCAGTGGTGTCATAGGGGCCCAGAATAATCGCGTTGACGCCCGACGCGATCAGGTCTCCGACCATGTCGTTCATCTTAGACTGATCCGCCTGAGGATCAACGGTCTGCACTGAAACACTCTGCCCGTCGATTTCCTCGTTGATGCCATCAAGAATCGCCTGCCAGAACGGATTGTTCATCGTGGACGGGACGTAGCCAAGTTTGATCTCAGCATCGGAGGCACCTGTCGTGCCTTCCGCGGACGTATCAGCGGAAGTACCGCATCCGGACAGACCAGCAACAGCGAATGCCACCGCGGCAAACATCGCAACGGCTTTTTTGGAGATACTCATCTTCACTCACCTTTTCGATTTGCATTCCTTATTTATAGACCACAGCCCCAAGAAACCGTTCTTTGTTTCCGCAAGCTGTCAGAACGTTGAAATTTCAGCAATAATGGCGGTAGTAGTTCATCATCAACGATGATTACACCACCATCACCACTGACTACTTCATCATTCTTGGATTTAGAGTACATATTCAAGAGCATATATGCAAATCTACGACACGCCGACACAACAGGGTGCCGAAATCGCTGAAATCTAGGAAAGTTGAGCCACGCACGGGCGATATTCGGCAGAAGTTCGAGTCAATTTGATGGACATGCACCGCGAAAACAGGGGCTTAAATAAGACATCAGCCGACCAAGTGCACATCCTGCTTCTCAAGAGCACGAGGCGCTCGAGTGTAGAGATACCACCCGCGACGGTATATTAATTTACAGCCCAAATCCAACAGCAGGGCATCTATCGCCGTTGAGGAACCCCGGCCATATAGCCAACAACAGTTTCATACGTAGTTTCGCGAGTATTCAGCACGGCAACTACGCAACCGTGCCGCATCACACAAATGCGATCGGAAACAGCAAACACATCCGTCAGATTATGGCAGACAACTATCAGACTCTTTCCGTCCTCACGCATACTCAACATTTGATTGAGCACTTCTCCCGTCTGTATCACAGACAAAGAACTCGTAGGCTCATCCAGAATCAGCACCTCAGGTTCCTTGAGCATCGCTTGAGCGAATGTAAGAGTCTTCCGCTCCCCTTCGCTCAAACCACGAACTTCGCGAGTCGGAGACAACGGGGAACCAAGTTTTTTCAGGACATTGCGGGTGCCTTCCACCATGCGTCGCTTATCCACAAATGGGCCACGCATACATTCTCTGCCCATGAACACATTGTCGCTCACATCCATCGCGGGACACATCGCAGGATTTTGAAAGATAGTGCACACACCGCTGTCATTGGCTTCTTTGATGCCTTGAAAAGATACTTCTTCCCCTTCGCGCAAGAGATATCCATCATCAGGCTGTTCCAAGCCACTTAAAATTTTCACCAACGTGGATTTGCCAGCACCATTGTCCCCCACGACCGCCATGATCTCGTGCTCGTACACATCGATATCAACACCATCGAGAGCATCCACAGATCCATAAGACTTACGAAGCCCTCGAGCGCCAAAAACCGCACGGCGAGAAAAATCACGTTGTTTATATGCGTTATGTGACCGCAAAACCTGAGCCGTCATCTTTCCGCCTTCCGTAATAGCTTCACGCACCACGACTGTCGATTAGTTCCCCATGATAATGCGATTCGCCGCCGACAGCATAGCGCCTCTGGCGACAGCATCATCGCCGTGCTGACCAAGAACAATGCTGCGATTGGCCATTACCGGAAACATCACCTTATTAAGGGCCTGACTGAATGCAACAAGAAAACCATCACCTGCTTGGGCAAGTTTGCCTCCGACCACGATAGCGCCGGGATCAACCGAGGCAATTGTCGGTTCAACAGCCAAAGCCACCTGAACCGCCGCATCCTCAATCAACCTCATACAAACCAAATCACCGTGTTTGGCCTCCGACACAATATCTCGCAGGCTCATCTCCCCCCTGGACGGGCGAAGCAGACTTGTCAGATGAGCCGCCGAAGCAACAGTGTTCAGGCAACCGCGCCGCCCACATGTGCAAACGGCTCCATTAGCGTCGACTTGCACATGGCCAATCTCACCAGCCAACCCCGAGCATCCCCGGTAAATCTTTCCAGCAATATATATTGCTCCGCCTATCTCATAATCAGCATGCACATAGACGATATCCTGTTTGTTCAACTCGGAATCCCGCATTTGAGACAGGCAGGCCATGTTGGCGTCATTCTCAATCACCGGACGAACGCCTGTTCCGCGCTCAAAACGATTCGCCACTTCACCGCAATCCCAACCTGGCATAACCTCAGGCACTGCAATGTTTCCGAGCAGATCAATCGGAGCTGGCAGAGCAAGGGTGATTTGCTTGAGCTGTGTAATCGGGAAACCGACCAGATCAAGCATCTCACGCAGAAGTTCCAAAGCGCGAATAACCGTAGTATCCGGCTGATGCCGCGGCGGCAACGGCATCTGCTTCGCGCAGAGAATCTCTCCTGAAGAGTCACCCAAGATAATGCATAAATCAAGTCGCCCGATGGAAATTCCCGCTACGATTCCGCCTTGCTGAGCTAAAGACACGTATAAAGCGTGTCGACCATTACGACTGACCGACTGCGTTTCGACTTTCCCTTTTTCCGTGAGCTCACGAACGATACTGGAAATCGTTGCAGTGGAAAGATTAGTGGCATCAGCCAATTCAATCTGCGTCATTCCGCCAAATCGCTGCAAAACAGAAAGAACTTGGCTGACATTCGCGTGACGTAACGAAGACAGTGACCCGGACCGGGCATGACCGCTCATCGCTACACACCTTCCACTTGAATATCATTCAGCTTGCGGCGAAGCATGCTCCGTTTCATGAAACTATGCAGTATCAGGCGCACGGAGCATATTCTTCAACATCGCGTTCCTCCATGAATTATAACTTACGCAATCCGTTACAATCGGCCTGTGCCTACAGCCTCGCCCATTGCGCCTCACTCGCCGCGGTCGGTCAGGATGATCGGACCGTTGTCGGTGATGGCGATGGTGTGCTCGCTATGCGCGCCACGCGAGCCGTCCGAGGAGCGCAGCGTCCAGCCGTCGCCGGGATCCTGGTAGATCTCGTCGGTGGTTTTCAGGAACCACGGCTCGATGGCGATGACCAGCCCCGGACGCAGCTTGTAGCCGTGGCGGGCGCGGCCGTCGTTGGGCACATGCGGGTCGCCGTGCATGATATGCCCCACGCCATGGCCGCCGAATTCCAGATTGATCGGATATCCGTAGGAGCGCGCCACCTCGCCGATGGTGTTGGAGATGTCGCCGAGGCGGTTGCCGGGCTGGGCCGCGTCGATGGCGGCGGCGAGCGCCTCCTCCGTGCATGCGATGATGCGCAGGTCCTCGGGATCGGGATTGTCTCCGACCACGAAGCTGATGGCGGAGTCCGCCACCCATCCGTCGACGCTGATGGCCAGGTCGAGACTGACCAGATCGCCTTCCTTGAGGTTGTAGTCGTAGGGCACGCCATGCAGCACCGCGTCGTTGACGGAGGTGCAGATGTAGTGGGCGAAGGGGCCGGTGCCGAAGTCGGGGGCGTAATCCACGTAGCAGGATTCGGCCCCCTTGCGGTCGACGATCCTCTTATGCACGAATTCGTCGATCTCCAGCAGGTTGGTGCCGACATGCGTCATGGCTTTGAGGTCTTTGAGAATGCCGCCGACAAACTTGCCGGCGGGCTTCATCGCCTGAATCTCCGAGGGTGTTTTCAGTTCAATCATGGCTCCACCCTATCGCGTCGGCTCAACAAACCCGTGCGTCACTTGGCGCGACGGCCGAAGGTGAACGCTCTGATGATGGCGCTGATGCCGATGACCACAAGCGCGCACGCTCCGAAAATCATCAGCCAGGCGGTGGCGCTCAGCGGGGAGAACAG
This window contains:
- a CDS encoding ATP-binding cassette domain-containing protein, which encodes MTAQVLRSHNAYKQRDFSRRAVFGARGLRKSYGSVDALDGVDIDVYEHEIMAVVGDNGAGKSTLVKILSGLEQPDDGYLLREGEEVSFQGIKEANDSGVCTIFQNPAMCPAMDVSDNVFMGRECMRGPFVDKRRMVEGTRNVLKKLGSPLSPTREVRGLSEGERKTLTFAQAMLKEPEVLILDEPTSSLSVIQTGEVLNQMLSMREDGKSLIVVCHNLTDVFAVSDRICVMRHGCVVAVLNTRETTYETVVGYMAGVPQRR
- a CDS encoding sugar ABC transporter ATP-binding protein, giving the protein MVEQMVEDELLVEPVRTTEPVSPMSAKTSRVIVEMRDIVKTFPGVKALTNVHLTLHSGEVLGLLGENGAGKSTLMNVLGGVFKPDSGTIRIDGEEVQFNGVLDSQSKGIAFVHQELALEPFLTVAENVFIGRELKNGVGFVSQREMVAQSKQYLDMVGLEVSPNQLVNSLSMGQQQMIEIAKALSLNAKVIVLDEPTSSLSEKEVEDLFRVVRKLKAQGMGIIYISHKMSEIFDLTDNVMIMRDGTYINTVVTSATDEDELVRMMVGRDVENYYCRVFNTPGETALSVKNYVCNPWRKPVDFEVRRGEVLGFYGLIGSGRSELLESIMGFRDGGSGEVYVFGEQVSDKTDPIRMHGLGLALVPEDRKTEGLFLFNDIRFNSSIASLHEFISKLRVNNHKETQIAQHAVDSLNIKVPSLESKVGNLSGGNQQKVVLGKWLATNPKILILDEPTRGIDVGAKAEIYRIINSLASDGVAVIMISSELNEVMNMSDRMAVMRGGEISAVLERDEFNQDKILKYALG
- a CDS encoding ROK family transcriptional regulator, whose protein sequence is MSGHARSGSLSSLRHANVSQVLSVLQRFGGMTQIELADATNLSTATISSIVRELTEKGKVETQSVSRNGRHALYVSLAQQGGIVAGISIGRLDLCIILGDSSGEILCAKQMPLPPRHQPDTTVIRALELLREMLDLVGFPITQLKQITLALPAPIDLLGNIAVPEVMPGWDCGEVANRFERGTGVRPVIENDANMACLSQMRDSELNKQDIVYVHADYEIGGAIYIAGKIYRGCSGLAGEIGHVQVDANGAVCTCGRRGCLNTVASAAHLTSLLRPSRGEMSLRDIVSEAKHGDLVCMRLIEDAAVQVALAVEPTIASVDPGAIVVGGKLAQAGDGFLVAFSQALNKVMFPVMANRSIVLGQHGDDAVARGAMLSAANRIIMGN
- a CDS encoding sugar ABC transporter substrate-binding protein, with amino-acid sequence MSISKKAVAMFAAVAFAVAGLSGCGTSADTSAEGTTGASDAEIKLGYVPSTMNNPFWQAILDGINEEIDGQSVSVQTVDPQADQSKMNDMVGDLIASGVNAIILGPYDTTGVQPALQAAADAGIPVINIDTPVDDLDLVETVVASDNKKAGALVAEDMMSRLDEGSDIAVINCPSGQACIQRLEGFKEEAGDYFNIVQELDGKGELATSLTLAEDILQSNPDLKAIFGVNDPMALGAVQALAAHPEMSDVLVYGVDGSPDGKAAIKDGTMAGTGAQSPNKIGHEAAKAALDVLDGKEVEKDIVVDTFLVTKDNVDEYGTDGWQ
- the map gene encoding type I methionyl aminopeptidase, translated to MIELKTPSEIQAMKPAGKFVGGILKDLKAMTHVGTNLLEIDEFVHKRIVDRKGAESCYVDYAPDFGTGPFAHYICTSVNDAVLHGVPYDYNLKEGDLVSLDLAISVDGWVADSAISFVVGDNPDPEDLRIIACTEEALAAAIDAAQPGNRLGDISNTIGEVARSYGYPINLEFGGHGVGHIMHGDPHVPNDGRARHGYKLRPGLVIAIEPWFLKTTDEIYQDPGDGWTLRSSDGSRGAHSEHTIAITDNGPIILTDRGE